One genomic window of Pseudomonas aeruginosa includes the following:
- a CDS encoding slipin family protein codes for MMGISYGLAMLLVFLALLLFSALRILREYERGVVFQLGRFWKVKGPGLVLVIPAIQQMVRIDLRTIVLDVPPQDVISRDNVSVKVNAVVYFRVLDPQKAIIQVENYLAATSQLAQTTLRAVLGKHELDEMLAERERLNLDIQQVLDAQTDAWGIKVANVEIKHVDLNESMVRAIARQAEAERERRAKVIHAEGELQASEKLMQAAQMLGRQSGAMQLRYMQTLGAIAGDKSSTIVFPMPIELFGGKYAGAAPRNEKAAGEEEER; via the coding sequence ATGATGGGTATTTCCTATGGTTTGGCGATGTTGCTGGTGTTCCTCGCGCTGCTGCTGTTCAGCGCGCTGCGCATCCTCCGCGAGTACGAGCGCGGCGTGGTGTTCCAGCTCGGGCGGTTCTGGAAGGTCAAGGGGCCGGGGCTGGTGCTGGTGATCCCGGCGATCCAGCAGATGGTGCGCATCGACCTGCGCACCATCGTCCTCGACGTGCCGCCGCAGGATGTGATTTCCCGCGACAACGTTTCGGTGAAGGTCAACGCGGTGGTGTACTTCCGCGTGCTCGATCCGCAGAAGGCGATCATCCAGGTGGAGAACTACCTGGCCGCCACCAGCCAGTTGGCCCAGACCACCCTGCGCGCGGTGCTGGGCAAGCACGAGCTGGACGAGATGCTCGCCGAGCGCGAGCGCCTGAACCTGGATATCCAGCAAGTGCTCGATGCGCAGACCGACGCCTGGGGCATCAAGGTGGCGAATGTGGAAATCAAGCACGTCGATCTCAACGAATCGATGGTTCGCGCCATCGCCCGGCAGGCCGAGGCGGAGCGTGAGCGCAGGGCCAAGGTGATCCATGCCGAGGGCGAGCTGCAAGCCTCGGAGAAACTCATGCAGGCGGCGCAGATGCTCGGCCGGCAGAGTGGCGCCATGCAGTTGCGCTACATGCAGACCCTCGGCGCGATCGCCGGCGACAAGAGTTCGACCATCGTCTTCCCGATGCCGATCGAACTCTTCGGCGGCAAGTACGCAGGTGCCGCGCCGCGGAACGAAAAGGCCGCCGGAGAGGAAGAGGAGAGGTGA